From Nymphaea colorata isolate Beijing-Zhang1983 chromosome 6, ASM883128v2, whole genome shotgun sequence, a single genomic window includes:
- the LOC116255686 gene encoding uncharacterized protein LOC116255686, with translation MPSFVGSQGAVLVTAAAVSGTLILLLLRPKRTVEADQAAERRPSIFSDKKGGKKTRTVRKVQFATDVVEPSGDNEGYRRSGRRRHDTVALRLEREDRQGCHKSAPTRHARAGAASYHGRKMPENQVVLYNGILRDRLQRMASMY, from the exons ATGCCTTCCTTTGTGGGTTCTCAAGGAGCTGTTCTGGTCACGGCTGCGGCGGTCTCTGGCACGCTAATTCTCTTGCTTTTACGTCCGAAGAGGACGGTGGAAGCTGATCAGGCTGCGGAACGTCGGCCATCGATCTTCTCAG ACAAGAAAGGGGGAAAGAAGACAAGGACGGTGAGAAAGGTACAGTTCGCCACAGACGTGGTGGAGCCATCTGGGGACAATGAAGGTTACAGGAGAAGCGGAAGAAGAAGGCACGACACTGTTGCTTTGAGATTGGAACGTGAAGACCGACAAGGATGCCATAAATCTGCTCCTACACGCCACGCAAGAGCTGGTGCAGCGTCGTACCATGGCCGAAAGATGCCGGAAAACCAGGTGGTTTTGTACAATGGTATTCTCAGAGATCGACTTCAGAGAATGGCTAGCATGTATTGA
- the LOC116255657 gene encoding phospholipase D alpha 1-like, translating into MAKILLHGTLHATIYEADSLSPHGGGAGGPRLLRKLVEGIGETVGLGKGGCDIYATIGLEKATVGRTRILQNEPVNPRWYETFHIYCAHMAADVIFSVKERNAIGASLIGKAYLPVQEILSGQEIERRLDLCNEQRDPVGGGARIRVKVQFFDISADRHWSRGIRSPNFPGVPYTFFSQRKGCKISLYQDAHVPDSFIPKISLANGRFYEPHRCWEDIFDAISNAKHLIYITGWSVYTEITLIRDSKRQKPGGDVTLGQLLKRKADEGVRVMLLVWDDRTSVGLLKKDGLMATHDEETMNYFKDSDVHCVLCPRNPDNGGSIVQDLQISTMFTHHQKIVVVDHAMPNRRSQRRRIVSFVGGIDLCDGRYDTQYHSLFRTLDTAHHDDFHQPNFAGGSIKKGGPREPWHDIHCRLEGPIAWDVLFNFEQRWRKQGGKDLLVELRDMSGTIIPPSPVTFPEDRETWNVQLFRSIDGGAAFGFPETPEDAAKAGLVSGKDNIIDRSIQDAYVNAIRRAKSFIYIENQYFLGSSFDWKKDDIKVGDIDALHLIPKELSLKIVSKIEAGERFAVYVVLPMWPEGVPESASVQAILDWQRRTMEMMYTDISQALHAKRIEADPRDYLTFFCLGNRETKKSGEYAPEESPEPDTDYIRAQKARRFMIYVHSKMMIVDDEYIIIGSANINQRSMDGARDSEIAMGAYQPYHLATRGPSRGQIHGFRMALWYEHLGMLDDLFLRPENVECIRKVNRIADKYWDLYSSDMLDRDLPGHLLRYPVGVTNNGDVTQLPGMEFFPDTKACVLGAKSDYLPPILTT; encoded by the exons ATGGCGAAGATCCTTCTCCATGGGACGCTCCACGCGACGATCTACGAGGCCGATTCACTCTCGCCGCATGGGGGCGGTGCCGGAGGCCCGAGGCTTCTTCGAAAG CTTGTGGAAGGAATCGGAGAGACTGTTGGATTGGGCAAAGGAGGTTGTGACATCTATGCAACTATAGGTTTGGAGAAAGCCACGGTTGGCAGAACCAGAATTTTACAGAACGAACCTGTTAATCCTCGCTGGTATGAAACCTTTCACATCTATTGTGCACATATGGCTGCTGATGTGATCTTCAGTGTAAAGGAGAGAAATGCTATTGGAGCTTCACTAATAGGAAAGGCCTATTTACCAGTACAAGAGATCCTAAGTGGCCAAGAAATAGAAAGGCGGCTTGATTTATGCAACGAACAACGCGACCCCGTTGGAGGAGGAGCTAGGATCCGTGTTAAGGTCCAATTCTTTGATATCTCTGCTGACCGGCATTGGTCAAGAGGGATAAGGAGCCCAAATTTTCCCGGTGTGCCTTACACCTTCTTTTCTCAGAGAAAAGGATGCAAAatttctctttatcaagacgCCCATGTGCCTGATAGTTTCATCCCTAAAATATCTCTTGCTAATGGGAGATTTTATGAACCTCACAGATGTTGGGAGGATATCTTTGACGCAATTAGCAATGCAAAGCATTTGATATACATTACTGGGTGGTCTGTTTACACTGAGATAACATTGATAAGAGATTCAAAGAGACAGAAGCCTGGAGGAGACGTTACCCTTGGTCAGCTTCTCAAGAGGAAAGCCGATGAGGGTGTGAGAGTTATGCTGCTGGTTTGGGATGACCGAACCTCTGTTGGCCTGCTCAAGAAGGACGGGCTCATGGCTACGCATGATGAGGAGACAATGAACTATTTTAAGGATTCAGATGTTCACTGTGTCTTGTGCCCCAGAAACCCGGACAATGGTGGAAGCATCGTTCAGGATCTACAGATCTCTACCATGTTCACACACCATCAAAAAATTGTGGTCGTGGACCACGCAATGCCCAATCGACGAAGCCAGCGAAGAAGAATTGTAAGTTTTGTTGGTGGCATTGATCTCTGTGATGGTCGATACGACACTCAGTATCACAGTCTATTTAGAACTTTGGATACTGCCCATCACGATGACTTCCATCAGCCAAATTTTGCTGGTGGATCGATCAAGAAGGGTGGCCCCAGAGAGCCATGGCATGACATACATTGCCGCCTTGAAGGGCCAATTGCATGGGATGTCCTCTTCAACTTTGAGCAAAGGTGGAGGAAGCAAGGTGGAAAGGATTTGCTTGTTGAACTAAGAGACATGAGCGGTACCATCATCCCACCATCTCCAGTTACTTTCCCTGAAGACAGAGAAACTTGGAATGTTCAGTTATTCAGGTCAATTGATGGAGGTGCTGCTTTTGGATTTCCAGAAACTCCTGAGGATGCTGCTAAAGCTGGTCTGGTTAGTGGGAAGGATAACATAATTGACCGAAGCATCCAAGATGCTTATGTCAATGCTATTCGTAGAGCCAAAAGTTTTATCTATATTGAAAACCAGTACTTCCTTGGGAGCTCATTTGATTGGAAGAAAGATGATATTAAAGTTGGAGACATTGATGCGCTACACCTCATACCTAAGGAACTTTCCTTGAAGATTGTGAGTAAAATAGAAGCTGGAGAACGGTTTGCAGTCTATGTAGTGTTGCCAATGTGGCCAGAAGGAGTGCCTGAAAGTGCATCTGTTCAAGCAATTCTTGACTGGCAGAGGAGGACGATGGAGATGATGTATACGGATATTTCTCAGGCTCTACATGCTAAGCGTATTGAAGCAGATCCCAGGGATTATTTGACTTTTTTCTGCCTCGGCAATCGAGAGACAAAGAAGAGTGGTGAATATGCACCAGAAGAATCACCGGAGCCAGACACCGATTACATTAGAGCTCAGAAAGCAAGAAGATTCATGATATATGTTCATTCCAAGATGATGATCG TTGATGATGAGTACATAATCATTGGATCAGCCAACATAAACCAGAGGTCCATGGATGGAGCTAGAGACTCTGAGATAGCCATGGGCGCTTACCAGCCATACCATCTGGCAACTCGGGGACCATCCAGGGGACAAATTCACGGCTTCCGGATGGCATTATGGTATGAGCACCTCGGTATGCTTGATGATCTGTTTTTGCGTCCAGAGAATGTGGAATGCATTCGCAAGGTTAACAGAATTGCAGACAAGTACTGGGATCTGTACTCCAGCGACATGCTCGACCGCGACCTTCCTGGCCACTTGCTCAGGTATCCTGTTGGAGTTACCAACAATGGCGATGTCACTCAGCTGCCAGGCATGGAGTTCTTCCCAGATACTAAAGCTTGTGTTCTGGGTGCCAAGTCTGACTACTTGCCACCGATTCTGACAACATAG
- the LOC116256883 gene encoding uncharacterized protein LOC116256883 isoform X1, whose product MFRPKLNPPQIKRAVPDWLGGSGFWDSSAIATNENNDDHLSDGQFESTEELVPIKWHDPELGKERKAVEYEEEEECLKAQADENVRKERLAKEAAPPVPISMAEEAKLSDLEFELSREVIRLDVLQRIAKSGIPDGGRLRATTWKILLGYLPVERDLWEVELAENRAKYAALKADLLLSPSELTRRLEEESNSGHQDMDNSTDGPLRRQEISDGDHPLNVGKSSVWNKYFQYAEIEEQINRDLVRTHPEMSFFSGDSSFSHENQEAMRSILLLFAKMNPVIGYVQGMNEVLAPLYYVFRTDVDEGIASNAEADSFACFVRLLSDSVDHFCQQLDNSSVGIHSTLSRLSELLKSYDEELWRHLVIVNKVNPQFFAFRWITLLLTQEFSFKTILRIWDSLLGDPSGVQDMLLRICCAMLLCVRSKLLRGDFIANLKLLQHYPETDINYLLKISDEIDTNL is encoded by the exons ATGTTCAGGCCCAAGCTCAATCCACCCCAGATCAAACGAGCTGTCCCAGATTGGCTTGGAGGATCGGGTTTCTGGGACTCTTCTGCCATAGCTACCAATGAAAACAATGACGATCATCTCAGCGATGGACAGTTTGAGTCCACAGAGGAGCTTGTGCCGATAAAATGGCACGATCCAGAGTTGGGAAAGGAGAGAAAGGCTGTAGAgtatgaggaagaagaagaatgccTTAAAGCACAAGCGGACGAGAACGTGCGCAAAGAAAGGTTAGCGAAGGAGGCTGCTCCGCCGGTGCCCATTTCCATGGCTGAAGAAGCAAAGCTGTCGGACTTAGAATTCGAG CTTTCCAGAGAGGTTATACGCTTAGATGTGCTGCAAAGAATTGCTAAATCTGGTATTCCAGATGGAGGCAGGCTGCGGGCAACAACATGGAAG ATTCTACTAGGTTATTTGCCAGTTGAAAGAGATTTATGGGAGGTGGAACTGGCAGAAAACAGAGCAAAGTATGCTGCCTTAAAAGCTGATCTTCTATTGAGCCCT TCTGAATTAACTAGGAGATTGGAAGAAGAATCAAATTCTGGCCATCAAGACATGGACAATTCCACTGATGGTCCACTTAGAAGACAGGAAATTTCAGATGGAGACCATCCTCTCAATGTTGGGAAGTCTAGTGTCTGGAACAAGTATTTCCAA TATGCAGAGATTGAAGAGCAAATCAACCGTGATCTGGTTCGTACCCACCCAGAGATGAGTTTCTTCTCTGGCGATTCTTCATTTAGCCATGAGAATCAG GAAGCAATGAGAagtattcttcttttgtttgccAAGATGAATCCGGTTATCGGTTATGTACAAGGAATGAATGAGGTTTTAGCTCCTCTGTATTATGTTTTCAGAACAGATGTTGATGAAGGAATTGCT TCAAATGCAGAAGCAGACAGCTTTGCATGTTTTGTTCGACTGTTAAGTGATTCAGTGGATCACTTCTGTCAGCAGCTAGACAACAGTTCTGTTGGTATCCACTCTACACTCTCACGTTTGTCAGAGTTACTTAAATCCTATGATGAAGAGCTGTGGCGTCATCTTGTGATTGTTAACAAG GTTAATCCCCAGTTTTTTGCATTTAGGTGGATCACTCTGTTGCTTACCCAGGAGTTCAGTTTCAAAACCATCTTGAGAATATGGGATTCTCTTCTTGGTGACCCTTCTGGTGTCCAG GACATGTTGTTGCGCATATGTTGTGCTATGCTGCTATGTGTCAGAAGCAAGCTGTTGAGGGGTGATTTTATTGCCAATCTCAAGCTACTACAGCACTATCCAGAAACTGACATTAATTATCTTCTAAAGATTTCTGATGAAATAGATACCAACTTGTAA
- the LOC116256883 gene encoding uncharacterized protein LOC116256883 isoform X2 has protein sequence MFRPKLNPPQIKRAVPDWLGGSGFWDSSAIATNENNDDHLSDGQFESTEELVPIKWHDPELGKERKAVEYEEEEECLKAQADENVRKERLAKEAAPPVPISMAEEAKLSDLEFELSREVIRLDVLQRIAKSGIPDGGRLRATTWKILLGYLPVERDLWEVELAENRAKQSELTRRLEEESNSGHQDMDNSTDGPLRRQEISDGDHPLNVGKSSVWNKYFQYAEIEEQINRDLVRTHPEMSFFSGDSSFSHENQEAMRSILLLFAKMNPVIGYVQGMNEVLAPLYYVFRTDVDEGIASNAEADSFACFVRLLSDSVDHFCQQLDNSSVGIHSTLSRLSELLKSYDEELWRHLVIVNKVNPQFFAFRWITLLLTQEFSFKTILRIWDSLLGDPSGVQDMLLRICCAMLLCVRSKLLRGDFIANLKLLQHYPETDINYLLKISDEIDTNL, from the exons ATGTTCAGGCCCAAGCTCAATCCACCCCAGATCAAACGAGCTGTCCCAGATTGGCTTGGAGGATCGGGTTTCTGGGACTCTTCTGCCATAGCTACCAATGAAAACAATGACGATCATCTCAGCGATGGACAGTTTGAGTCCACAGAGGAGCTTGTGCCGATAAAATGGCACGATCCAGAGTTGGGAAAGGAGAGAAAGGCTGTAGAgtatgaggaagaagaagaatgccTTAAAGCACAAGCGGACGAGAACGTGCGCAAAGAAAGGTTAGCGAAGGAGGCTGCTCCGCCGGTGCCCATTTCCATGGCTGAAGAAGCAAAGCTGTCGGACTTAGAATTCGAG CTTTCCAGAGAGGTTATACGCTTAGATGTGCTGCAAAGAATTGCTAAATCTGGTATTCCAGATGGAGGCAGGCTGCGGGCAACAACATGGAAG ATTCTACTAGGTTATTTGCCAGTTGAAAGAGATTTATGGGAGGTGGAACTGGCAGAAAACAGAGCAAA GCAGTCTGAATTAACTAGGAGATTGGAAGAAGAATCAAATTCTGGCCATCAAGACATGGACAATTCCACTGATGGTCCACTTAGAAGACAGGAAATTTCAGATGGAGACCATCCTCTCAATGTTGGGAAGTCTAGTGTCTGGAACAAGTATTTCCAA TATGCAGAGATTGAAGAGCAAATCAACCGTGATCTGGTTCGTACCCACCCAGAGATGAGTTTCTTCTCTGGCGATTCTTCATTTAGCCATGAGAATCAG GAAGCAATGAGAagtattcttcttttgtttgccAAGATGAATCCGGTTATCGGTTATGTACAAGGAATGAATGAGGTTTTAGCTCCTCTGTATTATGTTTTCAGAACAGATGTTGATGAAGGAATTGCT TCAAATGCAGAAGCAGACAGCTTTGCATGTTTTGTTCGACTGTTAAGTGATTCAGTGGATCACTTCTGTCAGCAGCTAGACAACAGTTCTGTTGGTATCCACTCTACACTCTCACGTTTGTCAGAGTTACTTAAATCCTATGATGAAGAGCTGTGGCGTCATCTTGTGATTGTTAACAAG GTTAATCCCCAGTTTTTTGCATTTAGGTGGATCACTCTGTTGCTTACCCAGGAGTTCAGTTTCAAAACCATCTTGAGAATATGGGATTCTCTTCTTGGTGACCCTTCTGGTGTCCAG GACATGTTGTTGCGCATATGTTGTGCTATGCTGCTATGTGTCAGAAGCAAGCTGTTGAGGGGTGATTTTATTGCCAATCTCAAGCTACTACAGCACTATCCAGAAACTGACATTAATTATCTTCTAAAGATTTCTGATGAAATAGATACCAACTTGTAA
- the LOC116256075 gene encoding SPX domain-containing protein 1-like, whose amino-acid sequence MKFGKSLSNQIEETLPEWRDKFLSYKELKKRLKLIDPKGGDRAKRPRLCEDAEETGAGEVTAMTPEERDFVCLLDEEIEKFNAFFVEKEEEYIIRQKLLQERVEKVKDSKEETIKLRKEIVDFHGEMVLLENYSSLNYTGLVKILKKYDKRTGALMRLPFIQRVLCQPFFSTDLLYKLIKECERMLDQLFPAEEPTVSGAAGGCESDPEERKEEGSKPVLKEAPELEEIEYMESLYMKSTMSALRVLKEIRSGSSTVSVFSLPPIQTAGAEETWSKIPHLEQIKVAK is encoded by the exons ATGAAATTCGGGAAGAGTCTGAGCAACCAGATCGAGGAGACTCTGCCGGAGTGGCGAGACAAGTTCCTGTCGTACAAGGAGCTGAAGAAGCGGCTCAAGCTGATCGACCCCAAGGGTGGGGACAGGGCCAAGAGGCCCAGGCTCTGCGAGGATGCGGAGGAGACAGGCGCTGGGGAAGTGACTGCCATGACTCCCGAGGAGAGGGACTTCGTATGCCTGCTGGACGAGGAAATCGAGAAGTTCAATGCCTTCTTCGTTGAGAAGGAGGAGGAGTACATTATTAGACAGAAG TTGCTACAAGAAAGAGTAGAGAAGGTAAAagactcaaaagaagaaacaataaaaCTGAGGAAAGAGATCGTTGATTTTCATGGAGAAATGGTCCTTTTGGAGAACTATAGTTCTCTAAACTATACag GGCTGGTGAAGATCCTGAAGAAATATGATAAAAGGACTGGTGCTCTCATGCGACTGCCCTTCATTCAGAGGGTCTTGTGCCAACCGTTTTTTAGCACCGACCTCCTGTATAAGCTTATAAAAGAGTGTGAGAGAATGCTTGACCAGCTTTTCCCAGCAGAAGAGCCTACCGTTTCAGGTGCTGCAGGTGGTTGTGAAAGTGATCctgaagagaggaaagaagaggGCAGCAAGCCTGTTTTGAAAGAGGCCCCTGAGCTGGAGGAGATAGAGTACATGGAAAGCCTTTACATGAAGAGTACAATGTCTGCATTGCGAGTTTTGAAAGAAATACGAAGTGGCAGTTCCACCGTTAGTGTCTTCTCCTTGCCTCCAATACAGACTGCAGGGGCAGAGGAAACTTGGAGTAAAATACCCCATCTTGAACAGATTAAGGTAgcaaaatag